Proteins encoded in a region of the Streptomyces sp. NBC_00258 genome:
- a CDS encoding glycosyl hydrolase family 95 catalytic domain-containing protein, with product MPSPSRRTVLATGSALGGTLLATGLPAQASAADHGSAPSDPYAPSTSSDPWRTVLDDADLVWEQMPKTWYEGPYLGNGFLGSGIYAEPGRETEAVRFNIQHSEVQDHRPQFGSLFGLARLPIGHFTLEPVGAITGLDWRLGLRDAELTGTLTTDRGTLTIRALIHTTRSVLAVEVTPSKGERDFRWVFHPADAISPRAAFKPVPPGYTGNPPAAIEQHDGVSAAVQPLLSGGQHVTAWRERSLGSRRTLYVDVAHSYPKSTALRRALATVRTTALLPYDALAVTHRAWWHAFYRKSFLSLPDARIQRFYWIQLYKTASAARRDAPAMATSGPWLEPTPWPATWWNLNVQLEYWLIHGSNHLELDAVTRSLSEFRDHLKAEMAPAYRSDSLGIPRTTDASLVNGGATDPVLGYGVGIPGQDPPTPEVGNLTWALHNVWLSYRHTMDKSILRDVLFPLLRKAVNYYLHFLEPGADGKLHLPATFSPEYGGNSRDCNYDLMLLTWGCRTLLDSAELLGIKDELAPRWREVLAKRAAYPTDTNGFMIGADIPFAKSHRHYSHLLAVYPLYELTGDTPDEKALIEKSLAHWVGFEGALQGYTFTGAASMSALLGKGEDALSYLGQLMTRFIQPNTMYKESGPVIETPLSAAQSVHDMICQSWGDVIRVFPALPAAWADLTVHDFRTQGAFLLSAVRKGGRTRWVRLVSEAGAPCVVRHGIAGAIEVRDGRGRPLRFTDLGDRAVQVALRKGESALITAKGERPDLRIAPVEPNEEAPRWGLPATP from the coding sequence ATGCCCAGCCCGTCCAGACGAACCGTGCTCGCCACCGGATCCGCCCTCGGCGGGACACTTCTCGCCACGGGCCTCCCGGCACAGGCGAGCGCGGCCGACCATGGAAGCGCCCCCTCCGACCCGTACGCCCCCTCCACGTCCTCCGACCCCTGGCGTACCGTCCTCGACGACGCCGACCTGGTCTGGGAGCAGATGCCGAAGACCTGGTACGAGGGCCCGTACCTGGGCAACGGCTTCCTGGGCTCGGGCATCTACGCCGAACCGGGCCGGGAGACCGAGGCCGTCCGCTTCAACATCCAGCACTCCGAAGTGCAGGACCACCGCCCGCAGTTCGGCTCCCTCTTCGGCCTCGCGCGGCTGCCGATCGGCCACTTCACCCTGGAGCCGGTGGGTGCGATCACCGGACTGGACTGGCGACTCGGGCTGCGCGACGCCGAGTTGACCGGCACGCTCACCACGGACCGCGGCACCCTCACGATCCGCGCCCTGATCCACACCACCCGCTCCGTGCTCGCCGTCGAGGTGACACCGAGCAAGGGCGAGCGCGACTTCCGGTGGGTGTTCCACCCTGCGGACGCGATCAGCCCCCGTGCCGCGTTCAAACCGGTGCCGCCGGGATACACGGGCAACCCGCCCGCCGCGATCGAGCAGCACGACGGCGTGTCCGCGGCCGTGCAACCACTCCTCTCCGGCGGCCAGCACGTCACCGCGTGGCGGGAGCGGTCGCTGGGCTCCCGGCGGACCCTGTACGTCGACGTCGCGCACTCCTACCCGAAGTCGACGGCACTGCGGCGGGCCCTGGCCACCGTCCGCACCACCGCTCTCCTGCCGTACGACGCACTGGCAGTGACGCATCGCGCCTGGTGGCACGCCTTCTACCGCAAGAGCTTCCTCTCCCTCCCGGACGCGCGCATCCAGCGTTTCTACTGGATCCAGCTCTACAAGACGGCGTCCGCGGCCCGTCGTGACGCTCCCGCGATGGCCACGAGCGGCCCCTGGCTGGAGCCCACGCCCTGGCCCGCGACCTGGTGGAACCTGAACGTGCAGTTGGAGTACTGGCTGATCCACGGCTCCAACCATCTCGAACTCGACGCCGTGACCCGGTCGTTGAGCGAGTTCCGCGACCACCTCAAGGCCGAGATGGCGCCCGCCTACCGCTCCGACTCGCTGGGCATACCTCGCACCACCGACGCCTCGCTGGTCAACGGCGGCGCGACGGACCCGGTACTCGGTTACGGCGTCGGCATCCCCGGCCAGGACCCGCCGACTCCCGAGGTCGGCAACCTCACCTGGGCCCTGCACAACGTCTGGCTCAGCTACCGCCACACCATGGACAAGTCGATCCTCCGGGACGTCCTCTTCCCGCTCCTGCGCAAGGCGGTCAACTACTACCTGCACTTCCTGGAGCCGGGCGCGGACGGCAAGTTGCACCTCCCGGCGACCTTCTCACCCGAGTACGGCGGCAACTCGCGGGACTGCAACTACGACCTGATGCTGCTGACCTGGGGCTGCCGCACCCTCCTCGATTCCGCCGAACTCCTCGGCATCAAGGACGAGTTGGCGCCCCGCTGGCGCGAGGTCCTGGCCAAGCGTGCCGCCTACCCGACCGACACGAACGGCTTCATGATCGGCGCGGACATCCCCTTCGCGAAGTCGCACCGCCACTACTCCCACCTCCTGGCCGTCTACCCGCTGTACGAGCTGACGGGCGACACTCCGGACGAAAAGGCCCTGATCGAGAAGTCGTTGGCCCACTGGGTCGGCTTCGAGGGCGCCCTCCAGGGCTACACGTTCACGGGCGCCGCCTCCATGTCGGCGCTGCTCGGCAAGGGCGAGGACGCGCTCAGCTATCTGGGCCAGCTGATGACCCGCTTCATCCAGCCCAACACCATGTACAAGGAGTCGGGCCCGGTCATCGAGACCCCGCTCTCCGCCGCCCAGTCGGTCCACGACATGATCTGCCAGTCCTGGGGCGACGTCATCCGTGTCTTCCCCGCCCTGCCCGCCGCCTGGGCCGACCTGACGGTGCACGACTTCCGAACTCAGGGGGCCTTCCTGCTCAGCGCCGTACGGAAGGGCGGCAGGACCCGCTGGGTGCGGCTGGTCAGCGAGGCGGGCGCCCCCTGCGTCGTACGGCACGGGATAGCCGGCGCGATCGAGGTGCGGGACGGGCGTGGTCGGCCCCTGCGGTTCACGGATTTGGGTGACAGGGCTGTCCAAGTCGCCCTGCGCAAGGGTGAGTCGGCGCTCATCACCGCCAAGGGCGAGCGGCCGGACCTGCGCATCGCGCCCGTCGAGCCGAACGAGGAAGCCCCGCGCTGGGGCCTGCCGGCCACCCCGTGA
- a CDS encoding SGNH/GDSL hydrolase family protein, whose amino-acid sequence MVRQTLVAVAGALTLTLMGTGVAHGGREPLARTAPAHWTGTWEGSASGTAPGLPGASIRNVVHTSVGGTAVRVRISNRLGTLPLALGGATLARQVRNAPKSSHALPGTMRTLTFGGRKKVTVPVGRDAVSDSVTLAVPAATNLLVTLHTPGDSGPATYHRDALQTNFVAPKGNRVADVRGTAFTVTTRSWYYVTGVDVRRADAAGSVVALGDSLTDGSGSTPSANRRWPDRLAERLRRLPGGRQQGVLNAGVAGNRLLLDGRGPSALARFDADVLSRTGVRTLIVMEGINDIKSAPNQTDPAALGAAYREIVRRAHARGIRVVGATLTPFGGYGGYTDRRERVRREVNRLIRGGGLFDAVADFDAVVRDPSRPHRMLAAYDPGDHLHFNDAGMRALADSIDLKALAG is encoded by the coding sequence ATGGTCAGACAGACGCTGGTTGCCGTGGCCGGAGCGCTGACGCTCACGCTGATGGGTACGGGGGTCGCCCACGGGGGCCGGGAGCCCCTCGCGCGGACCGCCCCCGCTCACTGGACCGGCACCTGGGAAGGCTCCGCCTCCGGTACCGCGCCCGGCCTTCCCGGCGCCTCGATCCGCAACGTCGTCCACACGAGTGTCGGCGGTACGGCCGTCCGCGTACGGATCTCGAACCGGCTCGGCACCCTGCCGCTGGCCCTCGGCGGAGCCACCCTCGCCCGGCAGGTGCGGAACGCGCCCAAGAGCTCGCACGCCCTCCCCGGCACGATGCGCACGCTCACGTTCGGCGGGCGGAAGAAGGTCACGGTGCCGGTGGGCCGGGATGCGGTGAGCGACTCCGTGACGCTGGCTGTCCCGGCAGCCACCAATCTCCTCGTCACCCTCCACACCCCGGGGGACTCGGGCCCGGCCACGTACCACCGAGACGCCCTGCAGACCAACTTCGTTGCCCCGAAAGGCAATCGGGTCGCCGATGTGAGGGGTACGGCGTTCACGGTGACCACGCGCTCCTGGTACTACGTGACCGGGGTGGACGTAAGGCGGGCGGATGCCGCGGGAAGCGTGGTCGCGCTCGGGGACTCCCTCACAGACGGTTCGGGTTCGACGCCGAGTGCAAATCGACGGTGGCCGGACCGGCTCGCCGAGCGTCTGCGGCGCCTGCCCGGGGGACGTCAACAGGGCGTTCTGAACGCGGGAGTCGCCGGGAACCGGCTGCTGCTCGACGGCCGGGGGCCCAGCGCCCTGGCCCGGTTCGACGCCGACGTCCTCTCCCGCACCGGCGTGCGCACGCTGATCGTGATGGAGGGCATCAACGACATCAAGAGCGCGCCGAACCAGACCGACCCGGCGGCCCTCGGTGCCGCGTACCGCGAGATCGTACGGCGCGCCCATGCCCGCGGCATCCGGGTCGTCGGGGCCACGCTCACCCCGTTCGGCGGTTACGGCGGATACACGGACAGGCGTGAGCGCGTACGGCGGGAGGTCAACCGGCTCATCCGTGGCGGTGGGCTTTTCGACGCGGTCGCGGACTTCGACGCCGTCGTCCGCGACCCGTCCCGGCCGCACCGCATGCTGGCCGCCTACGATCCCGGCGACCACCTCCACTTCAACGACGCGGGCATGCGGGCCCTCGCCGACAGCATCGACCTGAAGGCACTGGCGGGATAG
- a CDS encoding PPOX class F420-dependent oxidoreductase, whose product MTAFSEAERVYLKSQRLGRLATVDEHGQPQANPVGFYPQDDGTILIGGYAMGTTKKWRNLRKNPRVALVVDDIVSLRPWKVRGVDIRGDAELLTGPHELGPHFSEELIRVHPRRIHSWGLED is encoded by the coding sequence ATGACCGCATTCAGTGAAGCCGAACGGGTGTACCTAAAGTCCCAGCGACTGGGTCGGCTGGCCACCGTCGACGAGCACGGGCAGCCGCAGGCGAACCCCGTGGGCTTCTATCCGCAGGACGACGGCACGATCCTGATCGGCGGATACGCCATGGGCACCACCAAGAAGTGGCGCAACCTCCGGAAGAACCCCAGGGTCGCGCTCGTCGTCGACGACATCGTCAGTCTCCGCCCCTGGAAGGTGCGCGGCGTGGACATCCGGGGCGATGCCGAACTCCTCACGGGCCCCCACGAGTTGGGCCCGCACTTCAGCGAGGAGCTGATCCGCGTCCACCCACGGCGGATCCACAGCTGGGGGTTGGAGGACTGA
- a CDS encoding methylated-DNA--[protein]-cysteine S-methyltransferase — protein MTNVQYTQLDSPVGQLLLTADESGSLTSLSVPGQKGGRTVQPDWRPAPELFRNAREQLAAYFAGELKEFQLELKASGTKFREQVWGALDSVPYGATTTYGEIAARIGASRVAVRAVGGAIGANPLLIVRPCHRVIGADGSLTGYAGGLERKLQLLTLEGR, from the coding sequence ATGACGAACGTCCAATACACCCAGCTCGACAGCCCGGTCGGCCAACTCCTGCTCACAGCAGACGAGTCCGGGTCCCTGACGTCCCTCTCGGTCCCCGGACAGAAGGGCGGCCGCACCGTCCAGCCGGACTGGCGGCCCGCGCCCGAGCTCTTCCGGAACGCCCGAGAGCAGCTCGCGGCCTACTTCGCCGGTGAACTCAAGGAGTTCCAGCTGGAGTTGAAAGCGAGCGGCACGAAATTCCGGGAGCAGGTCTGGGGCGCCCTCGACTCCGTGCCCTACGGGGCGACCACCACGTACGGGGAGATCGCCGCGCGGATCGGCGCGTCGCGCGTCGCCGTGCGGGCCGTCGGCGGGGCGATCGGTGCCAACCCGCTGCTGATCGTCCGGCCGTGCCATCGGGTGATCGGCGCAGACGGGTCGCTCACGGGCTACGCGGGCGGACTGGAGCGGAAGCTTCAGCTGCTGACGCTGGAAGGGCGATAG
- a CDS encoding DNA-3-methyladenine glycosylase 2 family protein, with product MDEETRYGAVRSRDARFDGEFFFAVETTGIYCRPSCPAVTPKRENVRFYATAAAAQSSGFRACRRCRPDAAPGSAEWNVRADVVGRAMRMIGDGVVDREGVAGLAVRLGYSARQVQRQLTAEVGAGPVALARAQRAHTARVLLQTTELPITEIAFAAGFASVRQFNDTIRTVYASTPTELRAAAPRRGAASRRAATPSAGIPLRLAYRGPYQAGEVFDLLAAEAVAGVEEVAGGAGSRTYRRTLRLPYGTGIVAVDERLSEASAHAGGWLDARLHLTDLRDLTTAVQRLRRLLDLDSDPYAVDERLGADERLAPLVAARPGLRSPGAADPEELAVRALVGRDEAERLVQAYGKLLDAPCGTLTHVFPEPAALAETGGTLGPLATALADGSLRLDPGADREEAQAVLLALPGMDPRALAVIRTRALGDPDVASPDEDVPDAWRPWRSYALHHLRAAGETPPTTSDLEEHRS from the coding sequence ATTGACGAAGAGACCAGGTATGGAGCGGTGCGGAGCAGGGACGCCCGGTTCGACGGGGAGTTCTTCTTCGCGGTGGAGACGACGGGGATCTACTGCCGGCCGAGCTGCCCCGCGGTGACGCCGAAGCGGGAGAACGTCCGCTTCTACGCGACGGCAGCCGCCGCGCAGAGTTCCGGGTTCCGGGCGTGCCGCAGGTGCCGCCCGGACGCCGCGCCGGGTTCCGCCGAGTGGAACGTACGCGCCGACGTCGTAGGACGCGCGATGCGGATGATCGGCGACGGGGTCGTGGACCGCGAGGGAGTCGCCGGGCTCGCAGTGCGGCTCGGATACAGCGCCCGCCAAGTACAGCGCCAGCTCACCGCAGAGGTGGGCGCCGGCCCGGTGGCCCTGGCACGGGCCCAGCGGGCCCACACCGCGCGGGTCCTGCTGCAGACCACGGAGCTCCCGATCACGGAGATCGCGTTCGCGGCCGGGTTCGCGAGCGTGCGGCAGTTCAACGACACGATCCGAACGGTCTACGCCTCGACACCGACCGAGCTGCGCGCCGCCGCACCCCGCCGGGGCGCCGCCTCGCGCCGTGCGGCCACTCCGTCGGCGGGGATCCCGCTGCGCCTCGCCTACCGTGGCCCGTACCAGGCCGGTGAGGTCTTCGACCTGCTGGCCGCCGAGGCCGTCGCCGGTGTGGAGGAGGTCGCGGGTGGTGCGGGGTCCCGTACCTATCGGCGGACCCTGCGCCTGCCGTACGGCACCGGCATCGTGGCAGTCGACGAGCGGCTGTCAGAGGCCTCGGCCCACGCAGGCGGCTGGCTCGACGCCAGGCTGCACCTCACCGACCTGCGCGATCTGACCACCGCAGTGCAGCGGCTCAGGCGGCTCCTGGACCTGGATTCCGATCCGTACGCCGTGGACGAGCGCCTGGGCGCCGACGAACGACTGGCTCCACTGGTGGCGGCCAGGCCAGGCCTGCGTTCGCCCGGGGCCGCCGACCCGGAGGAACTGGCCGTGCGCGCGCTCGTGGGCCGGGACGAGGCCGAGCGCCTCGTGCAGGCGTACGGGAAGCTGCTGGACGCACCCTGCGGGACGCTCACGCATGTCTTCCCCGAGCCGGCCGCACTCGCGGAGACGGGCGGCACGCTCGGCCCCCTCGCCACGGCGCTCGCCGACGGCAGCCTGAGGCTCGACCCGGGTGCCGACCGTGAAGAGGCGCAGGCCGTGCTGCTCGCCCTGCCCGGCATGGATCCACGGGCCCTGGCCGTCATCCGAACCCGTGCCCTCGGCGACCCCGACGTGGCATCACCGGACGAGGACGTCCCCGACGCCTGGCGCCCCTGGCGCTCCTACGCCCTGCATCATCTGAGGGCGGCCGGAGAGACCCCACCGACCACGAGCGACCTGGAAGAGCACCGATCATGA
- the rsgA gene encoding ribosome small subunit-dependent GTPase A produces MSSSSSLSSSAHPLAPYGWDDAWAAEFGPHLERGLVPGRVVRVDRGQCDVITAGGLVRVDTEFVTPNDPLRVICTGDWAVVDAGGDPRYVQEYLPRRTAFVRSTSSKRSEGQILAANVDFAIIAVSLALELDLGRIERFLALAWESGAQPLVVLTKADLVPDAVGLAYLVQDVETTAPGVQVLAVSSTDGDGLDGLGAVVSGGTSVLLGQSGAGKSTLANALLGEDVMAVQAARDVDGKGRHTTTTRNLLLLPGGGVLIDTPGLRGVGLFDAESGVGQVFSEIEELAASCRFQDCAHEAEPGCAVLAAAGSGVLPERRLESYRKLLRENQRIVAKTDARARAELRKEWKRRGAEGRAAMEVKRGVRGR; encoded by the coding sequence TTGTCTTCCTCTTCTTCTCTGTCTTCTTCCGCCCACCCGCTCGCGCCCTACGGCTGGGACGACGCGTGGGCTGCTGAATTCGGCCCCCATCTCGAACGGGGGCTCGTACCGGGCCGGGTCGTGCGGGTCGATCGCGGACAGTGCGATGTGATCACCGCCGGCGGGCTCGTCAGGGTCGACACCGAGTTCGTGACGCCGAACGACCCGCTGCGCGTCATCTGCACCGGCGACTGGGCCGTCGTCGACGCCGGCGGGGACCCCCGGTACGTACAGGAGTATCTGCCGCGCCGCACGGCCTTCGTACGCTCGACCTCCTCCAAACGCTCGGAAGGACAGATCCTCGCCGCCAACGTCGACTTCGCGATCATCGCGGTCTCCCTGGCGCTGGAACTCGACCTCGGCCGCATCGAACGCTTCCTGGCCCTGGCCTGGGAGTCAGGGGCACAGCCGCTGGTCGTGCTCACCAAGGCGGACCTGGTACCGGACGCGGTGGGCCTGGCCTACCTGGTCCAGGACGTCGAGACGACGGCACCGGGCGTACAGGTGCTGGCCGTCAGTTCCACGGACGGGGACGGCCTGGACGGCCTGGGCGCCGTGGTGTCCGGCGGAACGTCCGTCCTGCTGGGGCAGTCGGGCGCCGGCAAGTCGACGCTCGCGAACGCGCTCCTCGGCGAGGACGTGATGGCCGTCCAGGCGGCACGCGACGTGGACGGCAAGGGCCGCCACACGACCACGACCCGGAATCTGCTCCTCCTCCCCGGCGGGGGCGTACTGATCGACACCCCCGGGCTGCGCGGGGTCGGGCTCTTCGACGCCGAGAGCGGAGTCGGCCAGGTGTTCTCCGAGATCGAGGAACTCGCCGCCTCCTGCCGGTTCCAGGACTGCGCGCACGAGGCCGAGCCCGGCTGTGCGGTGCTCGCTGCCGCGGGCTCCGGGGTGCTGCCCGAGCGGCGGCTGGAGAGCTACCGGAAGCTGCTTCGGGAGAACCAGCGGATCGTCGCCAAGACGGATGCGCGGGCCCGAGCGGAGCTCCGGAAGGAGTGGAAGCGGCGGGGCGCGGAGGGGCGGGCCGCGATGGAGGTGAAGCGGGGGGTTCGGGGGCGCTGA
- a CDS encoding cellulose binding domain-containing protein has product MPDLPTPQDAAEATLFSECWDAVLSYADLCTGASTHARQLASEAFSLGIREARAAEAESSGKNFGRRTRTPRLPRIPLLLTAVRQTTAIWEARGQGERLDPDLRLWLNSEKAARFSGPPLHRPLALRGLRDMQEPDAALLWLAEVEALPVASVARRLGLDPEGAAEELQQVRGVFRDRCHRNHLDTPLSEECRSYARLLDAVTRSPAAEVPDDLSWHLARCVECAEAAACLRLVGGGLPAALAGGVIGWGGLAYLERRRRAVESGLSRGAADDPDEQDSDAAEGRRARIGRVGLIVAAVGVSLLALAVTLAPFGEDGGSGSLEGTADREPVGQQVPSPDPVPSGPGNDSAASSTTSPQPSESKTDEKSGTGSASEKEPQGDSTSSAEEDGADPNPSEPAVCHARYELVNEWPDGFQATVTVKSDYALNNWRVSWTFPDGQKMTQMWDGNFDQDGSRVTATAADYNKSVAAGGSFAVGFLGSWKPGSGNAEPDEFMLNGRSCTHS; this is encoded by the coding sequence ATGCCAGACCTGCCGACCCCTCAGGATGCCGCCGAGGCCACTCTGTTCTCGGAGTGCTGGGACGCGGTCCTTTCGTACGCCGATCTCTGCACCGGCGCTTCCACCCATGCCCGCCAGCTGGCCTCCGAGGCGTTCTCGCTCGGCATACGCGAAGCGCGTGCTGCTGAGGCCGAGTCCAGCGGCAAGAACTTCGGGCGCCGGACCCGCACACCCCGGCTGCCCCGAATACCGCTGCTCCTGACCGCCGTACGCCAGACGACCGCCATCTGGGAAGCGAGGGGCCAGGGAGAGCGCCTGGACCCCGACCTCCGCCTGTGGCTCAACTCCGAGAAGGCCGCGCGCTTTTCGGGACCGCCCCTGCACAGGCCGCTCGCCCTCCGCGGGCTGCGGGACATGCAGGAACCGGATGCCGCGCTGCTGTGGCTTGCGGAGGTCGAGGCGCTGCCGGTCGCCTCCGTGGCCCGCCGGCTCGGCCTCGACCCGGAGGGCGCGGCCGAGGAACTGCAGCAGGTGCGCGGGGTGTTCCGCGACCGCTGCCACCGCAACCACCTCGACACACCGCTCTCCGAGGAGTGCCGCAGTTACGCCCGGCTCCTCGACGCGGTCACCCGCTCGCCCGCCGCCGAGGTACCGGACGACCTGTCGTGGCACCTCGCGCGGTGCGTCGAGTGCGCGGAGGCCGCCGCCTGTCTGCGGCTCGTCGGCGGGGGACTGCCCGCCGCGCTCGCGGGCGGGGTCATCGGCTGGGGCGGGCTCGCCTACCTGGAAAGACGCCGCAGGGCCGTCGAGTCGGGGCTCAGCCGAGGCGCGGCCGACGACCCGGACGAGCAGGACAGCGACGCGGCGGAAGGACGCCGCGCCCGCATCGGCCGTGTCGGACTGATCGTCGCCGCCGTCGGCGTCTCCCTCCTGGCACTGGCGGTCACGTTGGCGCCGTTCGGCGAGGACGGGGGCTCCGGCTCCCTGGAGGGGACGGCAGACAGGGAGCCCGTGGGCCAGCAGGTCCCCTCGCCCGACCCCGTGCCGTCGGGACCGGGGAACGACTCGGCCGCTTCCTCCACGACCTCCCCGCAGCCGTCCGAGTCGAAGACCGACGAGAAGTCCGGTACGGGCTCCGCATCGGAGAAGGAACCCCAGGGCGACTCCACTTCCTCGGCCGAGGAGGACGGCGCCGACCCCAACCCCAGCGAACCCGCCGTCTGCCACGCCCGGTACGAACTGGTCAACGAGTGGCCCGACGGCTTCCAGGCCACCGTCACCGTCAAGTCCGACTACGCCCTCAACAACTGGCGCGTCAGCTGGACCTTCCCCGACGGCCAGAAGATGACCCAGATGTGGGACGGCAACTTCGACCAGGACGGCTCCCGGGTGACCGCGACCGCAGCCGACTACAACAAGTCCGTCGCCGCGGGCGGATCGTTTGCGGTCGGCTTCCTCGGCTCCTGGAAGCCCGGCAGCGGCAACGCGGAACCGGACGAGTTCATGCTGAACGGGCGCAGCTGCACACACAGCTGA
- a CDS encoding radical SAM protein: MGSRTALVEDLMERFPHVPREAVFKEDLLRGGVAFDDSALSDNEDGDVKPKSYFIFSFDHGTLPELGEAALRRPPEEIILTGGPYDLRRTVVSVRVNPSSPYRVAAGEDGMLGLYLDGKRISDVGVPPMPEYYRHKLSNGKSVMEVAPTIQWGYLIYLTVFRVCQYFGAKEECQYCDINHNWRQHKAAGRPYTGVKDVDEVLEALEIIDRYDTARTSTAYTLTGGAITSKLQGRDEADFYGMYAKAIEEHFPGRWIGKVVAQALPRDDVQRFKDYGVQIYHPNYEVWDRRLFELYCPGKERYVGRDEWHKRILDSAEVFGARNVIPNFVAGVEMAEPSGFTTVDEAIASTTEGLRFFMSHGITPRFTTWCPEPTTPLGKANPQGAPLEYHIRLLEAYRSTMEDFGLSSPPGYGPPGPGNAVFSVSSFMDSLPANEVTEEVPAV; this comes from the coding sequence ATGGGCAGCCGTACCGCGCTGGTCGAGGACCTGATGGAGAGGTTCCCGCACGTACCGCGGGAAGCCGTCTTCAAGGAGGACCTGCTCCGTGGGGGCGTGGCCTTCGACGACTCCGCACTCAGCGACAACGAGGACGGGGACGTCAAACCGAAGTCGTACTTCATCTTCTCCTTCGACCACGGCACCCTGCCCGAGCTGGGCGAGGCCGCGCTGCGCCGCCCACCGGAGGAGATCATCCTCACCGGCGGCCCGTACGACCTGCGCCGCACAGTCGTCTCCGTACGCGTGAACCCGTCCTCCCCGTACCGCGTGGCCGCCGGCGAGGACGGCATGCTGGGCCTCTACCTGGACGGGAAGCGGATCTCGGACGTCGGGGTCCCGCCGATGCCGGAGTACTACCGGCACAAGCTCTCCAACGGGAAGTCCGTCATGGAGGTGGCCCCGACGATCCAGTGGGGCTACCTGATCTACCTGACCGTCTTCCGGGTCTGCCAGTACTTCGGCGCCAAGGAGGAGTGCCAGTACTGCGACATCAACCACAACTGGCGCCAGCACAAGGCGGCGGGGCGGCCCTACACCGGCGTCAAGGACGTCGACGAGGTCCTCGAAGCGCTGGAGATCATCGACCGCTACGACACGGCGAGGACCTCCACCGCCTACACCCTCACCGGCGGCGCCATCACCTCCAAGCTCCAGGGCCGTGACGAGGCCGACTTCTACGGCATGTACGCCAAGGCCATCGAGGAGCACTTCCCGGGCCGGTGGATCGGCAAGGTCGTCGCCCAGGCACTCCCGCGCGACGACGTACAGCGCTTCAAGGACTACGGCGTGCAGATCTACCACCCCAACTACGAGGTGTGGGACCGCCGTCTCTTCGAGCTGTACTGCCCCGGCAAGGAGCGCTACGTAGGCCGGGACGAATGGCACAAGCGCATCCTGGACTCCGCGGAGGTCTTCGGCGCGCGCAATGTCATCCCCAACTTCGTCGCGGGCGTGGAGATGGCGGAGCCCTCCGGTTTCACGACGGTCGACGAGGCGATCGCCTCCACCACCGAGGGCCTGCGCTTCTTCATGTCGCACGGCATCACGCCCCGCTTCACCACCTGGTGCCCGGAGCCGACGACACCCCTCGGCAAGGCCAATCCGCAGGGTGCCCCGCTGGAGTACCACATCCGCCTCCTTGAGGCGTACCGCTCCACCATGGAGGACTTCGGGCTCTCCTCGCCGCCCGGATACGGTCCGCCCGGGCCGGGCAACGCGGTCTTCTCGGTGAGCTCGTTCATGGACAGCCTGCCGGCGAACGAGGTGACGGAAGAGGTGCCCGCAGTCTGA
- a CDS encoding alpha/beta fold hydrolase: MTTTSPPVALHHTDHPGTGPALLLVHGWGGDGDDWAPTLPYWRHRVIVPDLRGHGRSPKPPSGYGPRDFAADLADLLGRLDPGPVIAVGHSMGAQAVTALAVEHPHLVRALVVVDSAYGADESEAVRIPREQEELRREGAEWAARFVDSAFRPGAHDQLRDRQRTLMAAMDPEVLAQCRDGMYLAPDAFGLRPATRAYLAHRDCPVLGVYASTVAADFERGTPTQPGSRVEVFEDCGHYLHEERPRQLASLVQEWAAPLQGRGELRDQPQRTRGSHSSSGS; encoded by the coding sequence GTGACCACCACCTCCCCACCGGTAGCCCTCCACCACACGGACCACCCCGGCACGGGCCCGGCCCTCCTCCTGGTGCACGGGTGGGGCGGCGACGGAGACGACTGGGCGCCCACCCTCCCGTACTGGCGGCACCGCGTGATCGTCCCTGACCTGCGGGGCCACGGCCGCTCCCCGAAGCCGCCGAGCGGCTACGGGCCGCGCGACTTCGCCGCCGACCTGGCTGATCTGCTGGGCCGGCTGGACCCGGGCCCGGTGATCGCCGTCGGCCACTCGATGGGCGCCCAGGCGGTCACGGCACTCGCGGTCGAACACCCGCATCTTGTAAGGGCGTTGGTGGTCGTCGACTCGGCGTACGGTGCCGACGAGAGCGAAGCCGTACGCATCCCCCGGGAGCAGGAGGAGCTGCGGAGGGAGGGCGCGGAGTGGGCCGCCCGCTTCGTGGACAGTGCCTTCCGGCCGGGGGCGCATGACCAACTGCGCGACCGGCAGCGGACGTTGATGGCTGCCATGGACCCGGAGGTGCTGGCTCAGTGCCGCGACGGCATGTACCTGGCCCCGGACGCCTTCGGCCTGCGGCCCGCCACCCGCGCGTATCTGGCGCACCGCGACTGTCCTGTGCTGGGCGTGTACGCGAGCACCGTCGCCGCCGACTTCGAGCGCGGCACGCCCACCCAACCGGGCTCCCGGGTGGAGGTGTTCGAGGACTGCGGCCACTACCTGCACGAGGAACGCCCCCGGCAACTGGCGTCCCTGGTACAGGAGTGGGCAGCACCCCTTCAGGGGCGCGGGGAACTGCGCGACCAGCCACAACGAACCCGCGGATCTCACTCCTCGTCGGGCAGTTGA